One segment of Massilia sp. Se16.2.3 DNA contains the following:
- a CDS encoding glutamate ligase domain-containing protein, producing the protein MKRCWTCARCRCRSAAARATTSPTRWRRPRPLAASGFGNDEIGAGLRSFVSDSKHNPLRSNVFDVEGVTVIVDYAHNCAAYAALAETARAMTPGRVVGVVAAPGDRRDADLVDIGRTCAAGFDDLVVYETENRGRVSGSVAALLVQGARLGRFPGEHLQTELDVHSAIRAGLALCQPGDVLVFGCGSSISELTEALRPTKPEIAQRIEMEAA; encoded by the coding sequence ATGAAGCGCTGCTGGACGTGCGCCAGATGCCGGTGTCGCTCGGCGGCTGCGCGCGCTACAACATCGCCAACGCGCTGGCGGCGGCCGCGGCCCCTGGCCGCGAGCGGCTTCGGCAACGACGAGATCGGCGCCGGCCTGCGCAGCTTCGTTTCCGACAGCAAGCACAACCCGCTGCGCTCGAACGTGTTCGACGTCGAAGGCGTGACGGTGATCGTCGACTATGCCCACAACTGCGCCGCCTATGCGGCCCTGGCAGAAACGGCGCGCGCGATGACGCCGGGACGCGTGGTCGGCGTGGTGGCCGCGCCGGGCGACCGCCGCGACGCCGACCTGGTCGACATCGGCCGCACCTGCGCCGCCGGTTTCGACGACCTGGTGGTCTACGAGACCGAGAACCGCGGCCGCGTGTCCGGCAGCGTCGCCGCCCTGCTGGTGCAAGGCGCGCGCCTGGGCCGCTTCCCGGGCGAGCACCTGCAGACCGAGCTGGACGTGCACAGCGCGATCCGCGCCGGCCTCGCGCTCTGCCAGCCCGGCGACGTGCTGGTGTTCGGCTGCGGTTCGTCGATTTCGGAACTGACCGAGGCGCTGCGTCCGACCAAGCCGGAGATCGCGCAGCGGATCGAGATGGAAGCGGCGTAA
- a CDS encoding cyanophycinase, whose product MKTEPHRTASHGHLVIIGGGEDRKHDKAILTRFVELAGGAHARIVVITAASQIADEMWEVYDKAFGDLGVKQRAHLRLESRQDANDEEKLRMVSEADGIFMTGGDQKRLLAIIGGTALDAEMHTALKVRGACIGGTSAGASAMSGHMLARARPTCCRKRARSAWARASASCTRS is encoded by the coding sequence ATGAAAACCGAACCGCACCGGACCGCATCGCACGGCCACCTCGTCATCATCGGCGGAGGCGAAGACCGCAAGCACGACAAGGCCATCCTGACCCGTTTCGTGGAACTTGCCGGCGGCGCGCATGCCCGCATCGTCGTCATCACGGCCGCCAGCCAGATCGCCGACGAAATGTGGGAAGTCTACGACAAGGCCTTCGGGGACCTGGGTGTGAAACAGCGCGCCCACCTGCGCCTGGAGAGCCGCCAGGACGCCAACGACGAAGAAAAGCTGCGCATGGTGTCCGAGGCCGACGGCATCTTCATGACCGGCGGCGACCAGAAGCGCCTGCTGGCCATCATCGGCGGTACGGCGCTCGACGCCGAGATGCACACGGCGCTCAAGGTGCGCGGCGCCTGCATCGGCGGCACCAGCGCCGGCGCCTCGGCCATGTCGGGGCACATGCTGGCCCGGGCAAGACCGACCTGCTGCCGGAAAAGGGCGCGGTCAGCCTGGGCGCGGGCCTCGGCTTCCTGCACAAGGTCGTGA
- a CDS encoding isoaspartyl peptidase/L-asparaginase has translation MQLPPNAAHDTVGAVVRGPDGHFAVAGSTGGSAPSLLGRVGDTAVMGSGFYAGPLGAIAATGVGEHIVRTMLARTVYGYLEQGMPLSAALQRGIDLIDKDVDTGLIAVTKTEAASCSNTQMPTATIEEK, from the coding sequence TTGCAACTGCCGCCGAACGCCGCCCACGACACCGTCGGCGCCGTCGTGCGCGGCCCGGACGGCCACTTTGCCGTGGCTGGCTCCACCGGCGGCTCGGCACCCTCGCTGCTGGGGCGCGTGGGCGACACCGCCGTCATGGGCAGCGGCTTCTATGCCGGACCGCTGGGCGCGATCGCCGCTACCGGCGTCGGCGAGCACATCGTGCGCACCATGCTGGCGCGCACCGTCTATGGCTATCTCGAACAGGGCATGCCGCTCTCGGCCGCGCTGCAGCGCGGCATCGACCTGATCGACAAGGACGTGGACACGGGCCTCATTGCCGTCACCAAAACCGAAGCTGCCTCGTGCAGCAATACCCAGATGCCAACTGCAACCATCGAAGAAAAATGA
- a CDS encoding DUF2244 domain-containing protein — protein MPRTWTLKRNCSLTPRQSLLVYALLCCGSFGIALVFLLQGIWIVLAFALLEMTAVGWALLHYARHALDVEHIALTERWLLVERIDCGRREQIRLDPVRTRVLPPRPRERKLIRLEAPDRTVDIGSYVSEPIRLQVAQELLRAIRHHPAKLLP, from the coding sequence ATGCCACGCACCTGGACACTGAAGCGCAACTGCTCGCTGACGCCGCGCCAGTCGCTGCTCGTCTATGCGCTGCTGTGCTGCGGCTCCTTCGGCATCGCCCTTGTCTTCCTGCTGCAGGGTATCTGGATCGTGCTCGCATTCGCCCTGCTCGAAATGACCGCTGTGGGCTGGGCGCTGCTGCACTACGCCCGCCATGCGCTCGACGTGGAACACATCGCGCTGACCGAACGCTGGCTGCTGGTCGAGCGCATCGATTGCGGGCGGCGCGAACAGATCCGGCTCGACCCGGTACGCACGCGCGTGCTGCCGCCGCGCCCGCGCGAACGCAAGCTGATCCGGCTGGAAGCGCCGGACCGCACGGTCGACATCGGCAGCTATGTCTCGGAACCCATCCGCCTGCAGGTAGCGCAGGAACTGCTGCGCGCCATTCGCCATCATCCAGCCAAACTGCTGCCTTAA
- a CDS encoding PolC-type DNA polymerase III: MFERPIVMLDFETTGLSPDMGDRITEVAALRIEDGRVTERYVSLVNCGARIPAFITGLTGITGDMVDSAPPARQVVPELLDFIGADTLSAHNASFDEKFLAAESARLGQQCRHVGLVCSLKLSRRVFPGMASYKLGQLSRQLGIAFRSAAHRAEADAEVAAEVLIHIGRHLGRSYDLKFMTPELLVAINKLAAAKVPGWLSKNANQFSTEKGATALP; this comes from the coding sequence ATGTTCGAACGCCCCATCGTGATGCTCGACTTCGAGACCACCGGCCTGTCGCCCGACATGGGCGACCGCATTACCGAAGTCGCCGCCCTGCGCATCGAGGACGGGCGCGTGACCGAGCGCTATGTCTCGCTGGTCAACTGCGGCGCCCGCATCCCGGCCTTCATCACCGGCCTGACCGGCATCACCGGGGACATGGTCGACAGCGCGCCGCCGGCCCGTCAGGTGGTGCCGGAGCTGCTCGACTTCATCGGCGCCGATACCCTGTCGGCCCACAACGCCAGCTTCGACGAGAAATTCCTGGCGGCCGAGAGTGCGCGCCTGGGGCAGCAATGCCGCCACGTGGGCCTGGTCTGTTCGCTCAAGCTGTCGCGCCGCGTGTTTCCCGGCATGGCCAGCTACAAGCTCGGGCAGCTCTCGCGCCAGCTCGGCATTGCCTTTCGCAGCGCCGCGCACCGCGCCGAGGCCGACGCCGAAGTGGCCGCCGAGGTGCTGATCCACATCGGCCGCCACCTGGGACGCTCCTACGACCTCAAGTTCATGACGCCCGAACTGCTGGTGGCGATCAACAAGCTGGCCGCGGCCAAGGTACCGGGCTGGTTAAGCAAGAACGCCAACCAATTCTCAACGGAAAAAGGTGCGACAGCCCTGCCTTGA
- a CDS encoding metal ABC transporter solute-binding protein, Zn/Mn family, with the protein MTPISTRLLALCTLALGMLALPAQAALNVLACEPEWAALTQEIGGDKVSVSSATNALQDPHRVEARPDLIARTRNADLLVCTGLDLEAGWLPLLVQQSGNAKIAKGQPGYFEAGSFVPRLEVPAKLDRAEGDVHAFGNPHVHLNPHNIALVGSQLARRLASIDPANAALYASRQADFSARWAQAMRKWEARAAPLRGLTVVEHHRNMEYLLAWLGMRQVGTLEPKPGIEPSAAQLGQLLAGLERQPAKMVLRAAYRDERASQWLSQRARIPAVVIPFTVGADARSGNLFALFDTTVQRLAEAAK; encoded by the coding sequence ATGACACCCATCTCTACCAGACTGCTCGCCCTCTGCACGCTGGCCCTCGGCATGCTCGCCCTGCCTGCGCAGGCTGCGCTGAACGTGCTCGCCTGCGAGCCCGAATGGGCCGCGCTCACACAGGAAATCGGCGGCGACAAGGTCAGCGTCTCGAGCGCGACGAATGCGCTGCAGGACCCGCACCGCGTCGAAGCCCGCCCCGACCTGATCGCCCGCACCCGCAATGCCGACCTGCTGGTCTGCACGGGCCTGGACCTGGAAGCGGGCTGGCTGCCGCTGCTGGTCCAGCAATCGGGCAATGCGAAGATTGCCAAGGGCCAGCCGGGCTATTTCGAAGCGGGCAGTTTCGTGCCGCGCCTGGAGGTGCCGGCGAAACTCGACCGCGCCGAGGGGGACGTGCATGCCTTCGGCAATCCGCACGTGCACTTGAACCCGCACAACATCGCCCTGGTCGGCAGCCAGCTGGCCAGGCGCCTGGCCAGCATCGACCCGGCGAACGCCGCGCTGTACGCATCGCGCCAGGCTGACTTCAGCGCGCGCTGGGCCCAGGCCATGCGCAAGTGGGAAGCCCGGGCGGCGCCCCTGCGTGGCCTGACGGTGGTCGAGCATCATCGCAACATGGAATACCTGCTGGCCTGGCTGGGCATGCGCCAGGTCGGCACGCTGGAACCGAAGCCGGGGATCGAACCCTCCGCCGCCCAGCTGGGGCAATTGCTGGCAGGGCTCGAGCGCCAGCCGGCGAAGATGGTGCTGCGCGCGGCCTACCGGGACGAACGCGCCTCGCAGTGGCTGTCGCAGCGCGCACGCATCCCCGCGGTGGTGATTCCCTTCACCGTGGGAGCGGACGCCCGGAGCGGCAACCTGTTCGCCCTGTTCGACACGACCGTGCAACGCCTGGCGGAAGCGGCCAAGTGA
- a CDS encoding metal ABC transporter permease, producing MRHYPESRKLPVAYLVGVAGYAVGLVLSVVLDLPSGALIVWCLALLAMLVYALGPKRAMQA from the coding sequence GTGCGCCATTATCCCGAGTCGCGCAAGCTGCCGGTGGCCTACCTGGTCGGCGTGGCCGGCTACGCGGTCGGCCTGGTGCTGTCGGTGGTGCTCGACCTGCCGTCCGGCGCGCTCATCGTCTGGTGCCTCGCGCTGCTGGCGATGCTGGTGTACGCGCTCGGACCGAAACGGGCCATGCAGGCCTGA
- a CDS encoding tetratricopeptide repeat protein encodes MNRQKLGQENQQTYLWFREAAERGNAYAQFNLALLYKKGEGVPRDDTRAVAWLRLAAMQGLAFAQNHLGAMYYHGRGVARCDTEAARWFRRAAEQGDASAQQNLGHMCRQGRGVAHDPERALSRYYRAAEQGMPGAQNQLGECYLEGIGTAVNHPLAMAWFRKAALQGDAPAQLNLGLMYQRGQGVDANDKQALYWFRKAAAAGERGAQRQLGIAYAEGRGVRADPRRACAWLTRAADHGDREAQFLLGNMYASGAGIETDERRALDLYTGAARLGHVAAQYNLANMHAHGRGTERDPKQAFEWYRRAAEQGAANAQFNLGVSFANGQGVERDEARAAHWYRLAAEQGDASAQNNLGVMYASGRGLPHDDRLAVYWYEQAAEQGHALAQYNLGGMIGSGLGVARDPVRAYMWMLLAAEGGDATANVNKSIVARRLSPSEIGRALDLSHKWQLSHREGRNRQE; translated from the coding sequence ATGAACCGGCAGAAGCTCGGGCAGGAAAACCAGCAAACCTACCTGTGGTTCCGCGAAGCCGCTGAACGCGGCAATGCCTACGCCCAGTTCAACCTCGCATTGCTCTACAAAAAGGGTGAAGGCGTCCCCCGCGACGACACGCGTGCCGTGGCCTGGCTGCGCCTGGCCGCCATGCAGGGCCTGGCTTTTGCCCAGAACCACCTGGGCGCGATGTATTACCACGGGCGCGGCGTGGCACGCTGCGATACCGAAGCCGCGCGCTGGTTTCGCCGCGCCGCCGAGCAGGGCGATGCGTCGGCCCAGCAGAACCTCGGCCACATGTGCCGCCAGGGCCGCGGCGTCGCCCACGATCCCGAACGGGCCCTGTCCCGGTATTACCGGGCGGCCGAGCAGGGCATGCCGGGCGCCCAGAACCAGCTCGGCGAATGCTACCTGGAAGGCATCGGCACCGCCGTCAACCATCCGCTGGCAATGGCCTGGTTCCGCAAGGCGGCACTGCAGGGCGATGCCCCCGCGCAGCTGAACCTGGGCCTGATGTACCAGCGCGGCCAGGGCGTGGACGCGAACGACAAGCAGGCCCTGTACTGGTTCCGCAAAGCCGCAGCCGCCGGCGAGCGCGGCGCCCAGCGCCAGCTCGGCATCGCCTACGCGGAGGGGCGCGGCGTGCGCGCCGACCCGCGCCGCGCCTGCGCCTGGTTGACGCGCGCGGCCGACCATGGCGACCGCGAAGCCCAGTTCCTGCTCGGGAACATGTACGCCAGCGGCGCGGGCATCGAAACCGACGAGCGGCGTGCGCTCGACTTGTACACCGGGGCGGCGCGCCTGGGCCACGTGGCGGCCCAGTACAACCTGGCCAACATGCATGCCCACGGCCGCGGCACCGAGCGCGACCCGAAGCAGGCCTTCGAGTGGTACCGGCGCGCCGCCGAGCAGGGCGCGGCGAATGCGCAGTTCAACCTGGGCGTGAGCTTTGCCAACGGCCAGGGCGTCGAACGCGACGAGGCGCGCGCCGCGCACTGGTACCGGCTGGCGGCCGAGCAGGGCGATGCCAGCGCCCAGAACAACCTGGGCGTCATGTACGCCAGCGGCCGGGGCCTGCCGCACGACGACCGCCTGGCCGTGTACTGGTACGAGCAGGCGGCCGAGCAGGGCCATGCGCTGGCCCAGTACAACCTGGGCGGCATGATCGGCAGCGGGCTGGGAGTTGCGCGCGATCCGGTGCGTGCCTACATGTGGATGCTGCTGGCGGCCGAGGGCGGAGACGCCACCGCCAACGTCAACAAGTCCATCGTCGCGCGGCGCCTGTCTCCCTCCGAGATCGGGCGCGCGCTCGACCTGTCGCACAAGTGGCAGCTGAGCCACCGCGAAGGGCGCAACCGGCAGGAGTGA
- a CDS encoding prolyl oligopeptidase family protein, with product MHMRHATLVAVLATLFGAAHAAPPASCPAGTPTYPLTQKVDQVDNYHGTTVADPYRWLEDANSADTKAWVDAQNVVTQAYLGQIPQREAIRQRLTKLWNYERYSVPSKDGGRYFYTRNDGLQNQSVLFTMKQLGDAPRMLLDPNTLAADGTVALAGAEVSPDGKLLAYSTAASGSDWNEIRVRDIDTGKDLDDHVKFVKFSNTSWTKDGKGFFYSRYDEPKEATRLADVNYFQKLYYHRIGTPQSADTLVYDRPDQKEWGFGGQTTDDGRYLVITTTKGTAPKYRVSYKDLSTPDSKVVDLIDNFDAGYTFIDNVGSVFYFSTDRNAPKKRIVAIDVSKPGESNWKEIVAEGADTLAGADIINNQLVLEYLKDAKSVVRVHDLKGKPVREIALPGIGTVGGLSGKRGETETFYSFTGFTTPTTIYRLDMKTGKSSVFRQPKVDFDPNAYETRQQFFTSRDGTKVPMFIVSKKGLKLDGSNPTYLYGYGGFNISMTPGFSPANLAWMEMGGVYVVANLRGGGEYGEAWHQAGTKLQKQNVFDDFIGAAEWLVANKVTSPSKLAIGGGSNGGLLVGAAMTQRPDLFGAAIPMVGVLDMLRFHKFTIGWAWTSDYGSADNADEFKALVKYSPLHNLKAGTQYPATMVTTADHDDRVVPAHSFKFAAAAQVAQAGCAPVIIRIDTKAGHGAGKPTAKQIEEVADRWGFLAKALKM from the coding sequence ATGCACATGAGACACGCAACACTGGTCGCCGTCCTGGCGACGCTGTTCGGCGCCGCCCACGCCGCCCCACCGGCAAGCTGCCCGGCCGGCACCCCGACCTATCCGCTCACCCAGAAGGTCGACCAGGTCGACAATTACCACGGCACCACGGTCGCCGACCCCTACCGCTGGCTGGAAGACGCCAACAGCGCCGACACCAAAGCCTGGGTCGATGCCCAGAATGTCGTCACGCAAGCTTACCTGGGCCAGATCCCCCAGCGCGAGGCGATCCGCCAGCGCCTGACGAAACTCTGGAACTACGAGCGCTACTCGGTGCCTTCAAAAGACGGCGGCCGCTACTTCTACACCCGTAACGACGGCTTGCAGAACCAGTCGGTGCTGTTCACGATGAAACAGCTCGGCGACGCGCCGCGCATGCTGCTCGACCCGAACACCCTGGCCGCCGACGGTACCGTCGCCCTGGCAGGCGCGGAGGTCAGCCCGGACGGCAAGCTGTTGGCCTACAGCACGGCCGCGTCCGGTTCGGACTGGAACGAGATCCGCGTGCGCGACATCGACACCGGCAAGGACCTCGACGACCACGTCAAGTTCGTCAAGTTCTCGAACACGTCCTGGACGAAGGATGGCAAGGGCTTCTTCTACAGCCGCTACGACGAGCCCAAGGAAGCGACCAGGCTGGCCGACGTCAACTACTTCCAGAAGCTGTACTACCACCGCATCGGCACCCCGCAAAGTGCGGACACCCTGGTCTACGACCGTCCCGACCAGAAGGAATGGGGCTTCGGTGGCCAGACCACCGACGACGGCCGCTACCTGGTCATCACGACGACCAAGGGCACGGCGCCCAAGTACCGCGTGTCGTACAAGGACCTGTCGACACCCGATTCCAAGGTCGTCGACCTGATCGACAACTTCGACGCCGGCTACACCTTCATCGACAATGTCGGCAGCGTCTTCTACTTCAGCACCGACCGCAACGCGCCGAAGAAACGCATCGTCGCCATCGACGTCAGTAAACCAGGCGAGTCGAACTGGAAGGAAATCGTCGCCGAGGGCGCCGACACCCTGGCCGGCGCCGACATCATCAACAACCAGCTGGTGCTGGAATACCTGAAGGATGCGAAGAGCGTCGTGCGCGTGCATGACCTGAAGGGCAAACCCGTGCGCGAGATCGCCTTGCCGGGCATCGGCACCGTGGGCGGCCTGTCGGGCAAGCGCGGCGAAACCGAGACCTTCTATTCGTTCACCGGCTTCACCACGCCGACCACGATCTACCGCCTCGACATGAAGACGGGCAAGAGCAGCGTGTTCCGCCAGCCGAAGGTCGATTTCGACCCGAACGCCTATGAAACGCGCCAGCAGTTCTTCACCAGCCGCGACGGTACCAAGGTGCCGATGTTCATCGTCTCGAAAAAGGGCCTGAAACTGGACGGCAGCAACCCGACCTACCTGTACGGCTACGGCGGCTTCAACATCTCGATGACCCCGGGCTTCTCGCCGGCCAACCTGGCCTGGATGGAGATGGGCGGCGTGTATGTGGTGGCCAACCTGCGCGGCGGTGGCGAGTACGGCGAAGCCTGGCACCAGGCCGGCACCAAGCTGCAGAAGCAGAACGTGTTCGACGACTTCATCGGCGCCGCCGAATGGCTGGTCGCGAACAAGGTGACCTCCCCAAGCAAGCTGGCGATCGGCGGCGGCAGCAACGGCGGCCTGCTGGTGGGCGCGGCGATGACCCAGCGTCCGGACCTGTTCGGCGCCGCCATCCCGATGGTCGGCGTGCTCGACATGCTGCGCTTCCACAAGTTCACCATCGGCTGGGCATGGACCTCGGACTACGGTTCGGCCGACAACGCGGACGAGTTCAAGGCGCTGGTGAAGTATTCGCCGCTGCATAACCTGAAAGCGGGCACGCAGTATCCGGCGACGATGGTCACCACCGCCGACCACGATGACCGCGTGGTGCCGGCGCACAGCTTCAAGTTCGCCGCCGCGGCGCAGGTCGCGCAGGCGGGCTGCGCACCCGTCATCATCCGCATCGACACCAAGGCCGGCCACGGTGCCGGCAAGCCGACCGCGAAGCAGATCGAGGAGGTGGCGGATCGCTGGGGCTTCCTGGCGAAGGCGCTGAAGATGTAA
- a CDS encoding helix-turn-helix domain-containing protein — MKTPVMTNNAPPEVGATLQRLRLARGLTLEDLSRIAGVSKSMLSQIEREKANPTIAITWRLANALGVQIGELLASETRDVEAIRVVDAHETPTLPGNHAGYILRILGPMELAGQYEWYELTLAPGGALASQAHDPGTKEHMTVINGTLEVEVGLEKRKVKAGGTARYPADQDHVIRNLGKTEAKALLVVVHR; from the coding sequence ATGAAAACCCCGGTCATGACCAACAATGCCCCGCCCGAAGTCGGCGCCACCCTGCAGCGCCTGCGCCTGGCGCGCGGCCTGACGCTGGAGGACCTGTCGCGTATCGCGGGGGTCTCGAAATCGATGCTGTCGCAGATCGAGCGCGAAAAGGCCAATCCTACCATCGCCATCACCTGGCGCCTCGCCAACGCGCTCGGCGTGCAGATCGGCGAACTGCTGGCTTCCGAAACCCGGGATGTCGAAGCGATCCGCGTCGTCGACGCCCACGAGACGCCTACCCTGCCGGGCAACCATGCCGGCTATATCCTGCGCATCCTGGGCCCGATGGAGCTGGCCGGGCAGTATGAATGGTATGAGCTGACGCTCGCGCCGGGCGGCGCGCTCGCTTCGCAGGCGCATGATCCGGGCACCAAGGAGCACATGACGGTGATTAATGGGACGCTGGAAGTGGAGGTCGGGCTGGAAAAGCGCAAGGTGAAGGCGGGCGGGACGGCGCGGTATCCGGCGGACCAGGATCACGTGATTCGCAATCTGGGCAAGACCGAGGCGAAGGCCTTGCTCGTTGTCGTGCATCGGTAG
- the kbl gene encoding glycine C-acetyltransferase encodes MSDQGKNAFYTGLQQNLSTLREQGLFKPERVLASRQGAQVQSDDGRTLINMCANNYLGLSGDPETQKAAESALAKYGYGLSSVRFICGTQTVHKELEQALSTFLGTEDTILYAAAFDANGGVFEPLFDENDAIISDALNHASIIDGIRLCKAARYRYANNDMADLEKQLIAATEAGKRHKVIVTDGVFSMDGTIAQLDKIVALAEKYGALTLIDESHASGFMGATGRGTHEHCGVIGKIDIITGTLGKALGGAMGGFTSGRKEVIETLRQKSRPYLFSNTLAPMIAGASLSVLERISKSTELRDRLHENTAYFRKEIERIGFTIKPGTHPVVPVMLFDAPVAQKFAARMFELGVLLSGFFYPVVPMGQARVRVQISSAHTREQLDTVLKAFEQAGRELGIIKNN; translated from the coding sequence ATGAGCGATCAAGGGAAAAACGCGTTTTACACGGGGCTGCAGCAGAATTTGTCGACGCTGCGCGAACAGGGCCTGTTCAAGCCCGAGCGCGTACTGGCCTCGCGCCAGGGCGCGCAAGTGCAGTCCGATGACGGCCGCACCCTGATCAACATGTGCGCGAACAACTACCTGGGCCTGTCGGGCGACCCCGAGACGCAAAAAGCGGCGGAAAGCGCGCTGGCGAAATATGGCTACGGGCTGTCCTCGGTGCGCTTCATCTGCGGCACCCAAACCGTGCACAAGGAGCTCGAACAAGCCCTGTCGACCTTCCTCGGTACCGAAGACACCATCCTGTATGCCGCGGCGTTCGACGCCAACGGCGGCGTGTTCGAGCCGCTGTTCGACGAGAACGACGCCATCATCTCGGACGCCCTGAACCACGCGTCGATCATCGACGGCATTCGCCTGTGCAAGGCGGCGCGCTACCGTTATGCCAATAACGACATGGCGGACCTGGAAAAGCAGCTGATCGCCGCCACTGAAGCCGGCAAGCGCCACAAGGTCATCGTCACCGACGGCGTGTTCTCGATGGACGGCACGATCGCCCAGCTCGATAAAATCGTCGCGCTGGCCGAAAAGTACGGCGCGCTCACGCTCATCGACGAATCGCATGCCTCGGGTTTCATGGGCGCGACCGGCCGCGGCACCCACGAGCACTGTGGTGTCATCGGCAAGATCGACATCATCACCGGCACCCTGGGCAAGGCCCTGGGCGGCGCGATGGGCGGCTTCACTTCCGGCCGCAAGGAAGTCATCGAGACCCTGCGCCAGAAGTCGCGTCCTTACCTGTTCTCGAACACCCTGGCGCCGATGATCGCCGGCGCGTCGCTGTCGGTGCTGGAACGGATCAGCAAATCGACCGAACTGCGCGACCGCCTGCATGAAAATACCGCCTACTTCCGCAAGGAGATCGAGCGCATCGGCTTCACCATCAAGCCGGGCACCCACCCGGTGGTGCCGGTGATGCTGTTCGACGCCCCGGTGGCGCAGAAATTCGCCGCGCGCATGTTCGAACTGGGCGTGCTGCTGTCGGGCTTCTTCTATCCGGTCGTGCCGATGGGGCAGGCGCGCGTGCGCGTCCAGATATCGAGCGCGCACACCCGCGAGCAGCTCGACACCGTGCTGAAGGCCTTCGAGCAGGCCGGGCGCGAGCTGGGCATCATCAAGAATAACTAA
- a CDS encoding NAD-dependent epimerase/dehydratase family protein has product MERILIIGANGQIGSELVSALAQQHGADNVLATDIGATNVYGAARYAQLDVLDKARLAAVIADEGVTQVYQLAALLSATGEKAPLKAWTLNMDGLLNILEVARERLEAGKPLKVFWPSSIAAFGPNTPSENTPQYTVMDPTTIYGISKLAGERLCEYYHSKYGVDVRSIRYPGIISFKSPPGGGTTDYAIAIFHAALKGETYECFLGPETTLPMIYMPDAIRATIELMDAPSEKVAIRSSYNVAGVSFNPRELASAIKRAVPHFEIAYKPDSRQAIADSWPKSLDDSRASADWGWKASIGIEEMVASMLENIDIKAAA; this is encoded by the coding sequence ATGGAACGCATCCTCATCATCGGCGCCAACGGCCAGATCGGCAGTGAACTGGTCTCCGCACTGGCGCAGCAGCACGGCGCGGACAACGTGCTCGCCACCGACATCGGCGCCACCAACGTGTACGGCGCGGCGCGCTACGCCCAGCTCGACGTGCTCGACAAGGCGCGCCTGGCGGCCGTGATTGCCGACGAGGGTGTGACCCAGGTCTACCAGCTGGCCGCGCTGCTGTCGGCCACGGGCGAAAAGGCGCCACTGAAGGCCTGGACGCTGAACATGGATGGTTTGCTCAACATCCTGGAAGTCGCCCGCGAACGCCTGGAAGCGGGCAAACCGCTGAAGGTGTTCTGGCCTTCGTCGATCGCCGCATTCGGCCCGAACACGCCGAGCGAGAACACGCCCCAGTACACGGTCATGGACCCGACCACGATCTACGGCATCAGCAAACTGGCCGGCGAGCGCCTGTGCGAGTACTACCACAGCAAGTACGGCGTGGACGTGCGCTCGATCCGCTACCCGGGCATCATCAGCTTCAAGTCGCCTCCGGGCGGCGGCACGACCGATTACGCGATCGCCATCTTCCACGCGGCGCTCAAGGGCGAGACCTACGAGTGCTTCCTCGGCCCGGAAACGACGCTGCCGATGATCTACATGCCCGATGCCATTCGCGCAACGATCGAATTAATGGACGCGCCGAGCGAGAAAGTGGCGATCCGTTCGTCGTACAATGTGGCGGGCGTCTCGTTCAACCCGCGCGAACTGGCCAGCGCCATCAAGCGCGCCGTGCCGCATTTCGAGATCGCCTACAAGCCCGACAGCCGCCAGGCGATTGCGGACAGCTGGCCGAAGAGCCTGGACGACAGCCGCGCCAGCGCCGACTGGGGCTGGAAAGCCAGCATCGGCATCGAGGAAATGGTGGCGAGCATGCTCGAGAATATCGACATCAAGGCCGCTGCCTGA